One Cucumis melo cultivar AY chromosome 8, USDA_Cmelo_AY_1.0, whole genome shotgun sequence genomic window, TCGTGGAAGATCTTGTTTCGTCACTGGACCTGacgtttgtttttcttttctctcttcccCCCCTTCTTTTTCTTGGAGGGGATTATGCGAAGCTATTTGAGATTTGGATTCAACACTTGggtttatttcttcttttcaaaacattttttttgAGAGCTCTTCGTTTCAATCTGATTGAGATACCAGAAAGTTAcaaatttttttccatcgtGCTCGTTGGAAGTTGTTTATACGGGTTTCACCACATACACATAGCACTGAATTCTCTAAATTTACCATGTGGAAAAGATCACCACCTCCCGGGTTTCGGTTTCATCCAACTCACGTTGAGTTGGTAATGTTCTATCTGAAGAAGAAAGTTATGAAGAGAAAGCTTCCTACGGGAGTCATTTCTGAGTTGGACATATACAAATATGCGCCCTGGGATCTTCCAGGTTCTTGCTCATTTTCATGTGTTCTGGCTTATTTTCGTTTTATTTAACCATCGTATTTAGTAGTTGCCAATGATCTCCCACTATAATATGCTTCTTATGGAATTTGAAATGTTTGTTTACTTTTCAGCTAAATCATGTTTGAAAACTGGAGATCTGAAATGGTACTTTTTCTGTCCGAGAGAGAGAAAGTATGCAAGTGGGGCTCGAATGAATCGTGCCACAGAATTTGGGTATTGGAAAAGTACTGGAAAGGATAGGCCTGTACACTACGAGAAAGAGGAGGTTGGACAGATTAAGACTTTGACATTTTTTAGAGGTAAAGCACCAAAAGGGGATCAAACTGATTGGGTCATGCACGAGTACAGGCTTGATGATAAGAATCTGTCTTTAGAAGATGTTGCTCAGGTAATCATTAGAATTATGATTCCATAACCTTGAAATTTGCTTTTTTCATGTGACGGTTTCAGTTTTTTAGAGTTGATGTTGTGGTTTAAACTTCGAATGCAGTACATATGTAATACATGGTTAATACTTACTGCAATTGTTGCATTAATTCATTGAATATGTCAAATATTTGTAAGAAGTGATGTGTAAAAGAGTAATACATGGTTAATACTTACTGCAATTGTTGTATTGATTCATTGAATACCTTTTTATCTTCCGCAATTAAACTTCCACTACTGCAACTATTTTCTAAAGCTGATTAATGGAAGTGATATCTGCGATACCAATGTAATCATGTTTTCTATGGCAGGATGCATATGTTCTCTGTGTTATATTCCAAAAAGATGGTCCAGGCCCAAGGAATGGCGCCCAATATGGAGCACCATTTAAGGAAGAAGATTGGGAGGAGGATGGTCTAGAGGAGGTTGATTCTTTAGAAGTCGATCTTCCCTCTGGCTTGCCGGTGCTTCCTAATAAAGAGCCACTGAATTCATTTGCTCCAGACAGCTCTCTGACACAGACTAACGTTTTTGGTTGTTCATCAGCATCGTGTATCTCTGAAAATGTGGCATCTAATTCAAAGGAGATTCCCCCGATTGCATCTGGGAATATTGCTTCAGTAGAGATACCTGGGAACTGCAATATCCCTGATGATATATTTACCATTGAAGATTTTTTTCCTGAACATGGAAATGTGAATTTGGTGGATGCCAATGCATTTCAGGTGCAGTTAGCTGCTTTATCTTTTCAATGCTTGGTTGATTTGACCATGATGAatggatttttaaaattttcttattgCTGTGATGAAGTGAACGATTATCTTTGTAGAAACTTGACGTCTTCTGAACGATAGAAGACATGCATTTCAGCAGTGTTAAAAACATTTGCATTCTGATTCTTGGAATTTAAATGAATATGATTTTATCTTTAGTCTAATAATACATTCGTTTATTGTGCTTATCGTTTCAATTTCTTGTGTCCTACATGGTTACTATTGCTCATACACCCTACATCATCAGTTGTCTTCAAAGGATAATTTTTCTCTCTGCATCTGAATTTGAATGATCTGCAGAGTTTGTTGAAATGGCATACCGGTATATTTTCTTCTGTTTCTTTATGAAAACTATTTGCATGCCCCCTTTTCACTCACTTCTTCTGTGTTCGTCAGAAAATGTAAATAACTTTCATGCTAGAATGGAAAAAGAGGAATGAAGGTCAAGAGCTTAATTAACGCAATGACTTAAAAGTTACATCGAAATAGACTGCAGCTCTAAAGTAGTAAAACTTGAACCTCCTAACTTAGTGGTCATTGTAGCTAGGGAGAAAGTAAAGAGGCTTTAAAGGAATAGCTTCAACTACTAGTGGCTACCTAGCTAAGGTTTAAAACCCTTCGGCTCTTATTTCTTGCTTGATTTTTCTGAAGTGTTCAGTCAAGGTGCGTGCAAGTTGGCTTTGACACATCATCCTTACTTTTCTTGAATCCTTGTCATTTGCCAATGCCTAGCAATTGTTCCCTAATCTAGTCGTTTGGAAGTTTAAGTGAAATACACATGAGCGCATACCCTGGCTCCTAGGGGAGGGACGAAAATTGGTAAATTTATTCATCCCTACTTTTCTTGAATCCTTGTCATTTTCCATTGCCTAGCAATTGTTCCCTAATCTCGTCATTTGGAAGTTTAAGTGAAATACACATGAGTGCAGACCCTGGCTCCTAGGGGAAGGACAAAAATTGGTAAATTTATTTATCCTTACTTTTCTTGAATCCTTGTCATTTTCCACTGCCCAGCAATTGTTCCCTAATCTCGTCGTTTGGAAGTTTAAGTGAAATACACATGAGTGCAGACCCTGGCTCCAGGGGAAGAACAAAAGTtggtaaatttattttggtCAAGGAATGTTTGGTTCTTATATGTTCATATTTTGGTAATTTATGGCCTACCGGAGTTGTAGTTTTATATCAGCATTATGAACATCATGATCTTTTATCTTGGAGTAAGTTTGGTCCTATATGTAGTTAAGCTTGTTTACTTTCATTACTCATTACAAGTACATTTTGTAATTACTTGATGGCAGGATCGATCTATcgcttcttcttttttctttcttgctttcctttttttcttttctttggtgGAGTACATAATGCCATGCACTCCATATATTTTAGTCCACTATCGTGAGGACAAAGCCTTCCATTATTAAGCAAAAAGCCTATTTTCTATTTCTTTGAAATGGAAGCTTTACGTGGTCGTGTGAAGACCCCTTTATCTTTCTCAATGAAATCTGAAAGCCAATGATGATCTTTTTAGAACTGAACTATTTGAAGCAATGAGATGATGATCCTATTAATCTAAGCTCTGTTTTGTTGTTGTTGCGCTGTCTTTTCGTAAGAaccatatatatacatatatattccTTTAAATTGAGAATACCGAGGGCCTAAGGCATTGAGACAACAGTCTGTTTTGGAGCATTGCTGAAGTCTCCCTTCTTTTGTGGCTTGTTTTTTGTTTGTACTTgtattcatttctttttctcaatgGAAGTAGTCATTAAAAAAGACTTCGTTTTGGAAATTTGTTATGATCTTTTGCATTCTAAGCGTGTCCTGGAATTTCAATCTGTTATTAATGAGGTTTACTCGTGAGGGATATCTTCTAACCATTGAACACATGTGGTGGTTTACAGGCTCCTGTTGGCGCTCCAATACATACAGATCAAGTTGATACAATATTTAAAGATTTAGAAGATCTAGGTGGTTTGTCTCCATTGAAGGGAGATGAGAATGCTTATGAAACTGGCCATGAAGTATACAGTTCAGAACCAACATTTTCATTTAACAACAAAACAATGTCTTGTTTGGACCACAGAGAATATTTGGAGATGAATGACCTCAACGTTCCGTTGAGTTCTACTTACCGAGACAGGCAAAAGGTTAATGCTCCATACAGCGGTTCAAGCATCATTGAACAGCCATGTTTCCCATATAGTTCTTTTGGAGCTGCTGCCAATCAGAATGTTCCTTCATGTCAGTATCCTTCTCTGTACCATTCCAATGATCAAATATGTCATCCCGCTGATCTTGATACCCTGATGCACACGTCTGCTTCCATCCAATCTGCCTGGGTGCAGGTACGAAATCAACAATGGTTAAAATTATAACACGCTTTACTCTTGAATCAGCATTTGCTAACCATAAAATTTAAACATGTGAATGTTTCAGGAAAATTTTCATCCCAATGCAAATGCGGGATGCAATGGCTATAAAGCTCCCTGGTTGGATCATGATGCAAACCTTCCATAAGGTATTCCATAATGCCTTTGAAGAGGGCTTTGGTTTTATCAATTCAAAGCCATTTGCACTGATGCAATGATAATCTGATTTGAGAATGAATGTGCAAATGCAACCTACCGTACAATATCATGATGCATGTTTCTGGATA contains:
- the LOC103485278 gene encoding NAC domain-containing protein 82 gives rise to the protein MWKRSPPPGFRFHPTHVELVMFYLKKKVMKRKLPTGVISELDIYKYAPWDLPAKSCLKTGDLKWYFFCPRERKYASGARMNRATEFGYWKSTGKDRPVHYEKEEVGQIKTLTFFRGKAPKGDQTDWVMHEYRLDDKNLSLEDVAQDAYVLCVIFQKDGPGPRNGAQYGAPFKEEDWEEDGLEEVDSLEVDLPSGLPVLPNKEPLNSFAPDSSLTQTNVFGCSSASCISENVASNSKEIPPIASGNIASVEIPGNCNIPDDIFTIEDFFPEHGNVNLVDANAFQAPVGAPIHTDQVDTIFKDLEDLGGLSPLKGDENAYETGHEVYSSEPTFSFNNKTMSCLDHREYLEMNDLNVPLSSTYRDRQKVNAPYSGSSIIEQPCFPYSSFGAAANQNVPSCQYPSLYHSNDQICHPADLDTLMHTSASIQSAWVQENFHPNANAGCNGYKAPWLDHDANLP